In one window of Nakamurella sp. PAMC28650 DNA:
- a CDS encoding RDD family protein yields the protein MASAQDQAYPGSRLGLPRTGVGSVAPLGVRIGAFVIDLLLSGLIALLFTRPELPRNWSLLVWVLMTVIAVGIFGFTPGQAICGIRVAPLGGRALVGLWVIPRVALTFVIVPPLLTDVDGRGLHDRLCRTVVIRTR from the coding sequence ATGGCATCAGCGCAGGATCAGGCGTACCCCGGCAGTCGACTCGGTCTGCCGAGGACCGGGGTGGGATCCGTTGCACCGCTGGGCGTCCGGATCGGGGCGTTCGTCATCGACCTGTTGCTCTCGGGCCTGATCGCGTTGCTGTTCACCCGGCCGGAGCTGCCGAGGAACTGGAGCCTCCTGGTCTGGGTGCTCATGACGGTGATCGCCGTCGGGATCTTCGGTTTCACACCGGGTCAGGCCATCTGCGGCATCCGGGTGGCACCGCTGGGCGGGCGCGCGCTGGTCGGCCTGTGGGTCATCCCGCGGGTCGCGCTCACGTTCGTGATCGTCCCGCCGCTGCTGACCGACGTCGACGGCCGCGGCCTGCACGACCGCCTCTGCCGGACCGTCGTCATCCGGACGCGCTAG
- the lipB gene encoding lipoyl(octanoyl) transferase LipB: protein MQESAGQFQVRESAAPLVFIEAGQVGYESAWERQKELASARAEGRGPDTVLMLTHPPVYTAGRRTEAGDRPTDGTPVVDVDRGGRITWHGPGQLVGYPLVKLADPIDVVRYVRLLEQALMAACADLGLEGTGRVAGRSGVWLARDHRPERKIAAIGVRIARGVTTHGFALNCDPDLSAYDRIVPCGIRDAGVTSLTAELGRPVGVPDALPAMRQRLEQALNGVLRLDAGTLQAPPSPAVPSRRPGIDWHLDPVL from the coding sequence ATGCAGGAGTCGGCCGGGCAGTTCCAGGTACGTGAGAGCGCTGCGCCGCTCGTGTTCATCGAGGCAGGTCAGGTGGGCTACGAGTCCGCCTGGGAACGTCAGAAGGAACTAGCCTCGGCGCGCGCGGAGGGCCGCGGCCCCGACACCGTGCTGATGCTCACCCACCCGCCCGTCTACACCGCCGGACGCCGCACCGAGGCCGGTGACCGGCCCACGGACGGGACGCCGGTCGTCGACGTCGATCGCGGTGGCCGCATCACGTGGCACGGGCCGGGACAGCTGGTCGGATATCCGCTGGTCAAATTGGCCGACCCGATCGACGTCGTGCGTTACGTGCGTCTGCTGGAGCAGGCACTGATGGCCGCGTGCGCCGACCTCGGCCTCGAGGGCACCGGGCGGGTCGCAGGTCGCAGTGGCGTGTGGTTGGCCCGTGATCACCGCCCGGAACGCAAGATCGCCGCCATCGGCGTCCGGATCGCCAGAGGGGTCACCACCCACGGCTTCGCCCTCAACTGCGATCCCGATCTGAGTGCCTACGACCGGATCGTGCCGTGCGGGATCCGTGACGCCGGCGTCACATCGTTGACGGCCGAACTGGGCCGGCCGGTCGGCGTGCCGGACGCGCTCCCGGCGATGCGGCAGCGGCTTGAACAGGCGCTGAACGGGGTATTACGTCTGGACGCCGGTACTCTTCAAGCCCCACCGTCACCGGCCGTACCGTCCCGCCGGCCCGGGATCGACTGGCACCTCGACCCGGTTCTCTAG
- a CDS encoding protein kinase, translating to MTFVVGEYRAIELIATGGSAQVWRGVAASTGAPVALKVFPPDRLAMARREAALAAAVDHPHVVRVLDVVGDTERAALITEYAAGGDLADLLGRRGRLTAGETLTVLLPLAAALATAHERQIVHGDLSARNVLFDKAGRPLLSDLGAGRAASEGGRPVAVTPPDAAPELARGATPCAATDMFSLGSLALACLTGRHAWPADDLRDVLIQAAAGQWPDPDDADGPPLLISAIRALLEHDQDRRPGAASLVMDLRAAGRPEPVDLRLPPAPPGRGAGVPEVAGAAGGVPGAAGAGGVPGADAVGAAVPGAWVIGRDRAPGGGPAPTGGRHGRVTDADVPPLSARSDSARRPRSAPRPGSDQRAGSDPRSGRVRSDHSSTAAHEDERLDLGRVGRARAVTRVRPDAVRPPAAAPITRLRRIRSFTGPRSNPSSRSGRRPVIGSRPDRRSHMVRTAVLAAVAVLVAGLAGAGGLWWANWDRTDPVALQQTSAAVATTASAPAASPSRRSASGTTGSPRPAVPEPDAPGTVASSRSTVPSPAATAAPTTSRASTAGTTARPPARPAVPKASLTGAPVEAPGSTPRSAAPQTSSPPDVSSPAGSDPSTAGSKVLDLTATVRALDDARARALVQRDATLLDAVYTSDSTARSADATTIRSLLSGGLHLSGAEHLVRNTKVIGSAPLRVEVADSLPSYSLLDAGGAVVGSTVARAVAARVMVLVKTPAGYRISAVQSA from the coding sequence ATGACCTTTGTGGTGGGGGAGTACCGGGCGATCGAGCTGATCGCGACCGGCGGATCGGCTCAGGTCTGGCGGGGGGTGGCCGCATCGACGGGTGCGCCGGTGGCGCTGAAGGTCTTCCCACCGGATCGGCTGGCGATGGCCCGCCGGGAAGCCGCCCTGGCCGCCGCCGTCGACCATCCGCACGTGGTCAGGGTGCTCGACGTGGTGGGTGACACCGAGCGGGCTGCTCTCATCACCGAGTACGCGGCCGGTGGCGATCTGGCCGATCTGCTCGGCCGTCGCGGCCGACTGACCGCCGGGGAGACCCTGACGGTGCTGCTCCCGCTGGCCGCCGCGCTGGCCACGGCGCACGAGCGGCAGATCGTGCATGGTGACCTCTCGGCACGGAACGTGCTGTTCGACAAGGCCGGACGCCCGCTGCTGTCCGATCTCGGTGCCGGTCGGGCCGCGTCCGAGGGCGGCAGACCGGTGGCGGTGACCCCGCCCGATGCCGCCCCTGAACTCGCCAGGGGCGCCACCCCGTGCGCCGCCACCGACATGTTCTCCCTCGGATCGCTGGCCCTTGCCTGTCTCACCGGGCGTCATGCCTGGCCGGCGGATGATCTCCGCGACGTCCTGATCCAGGCGGCGGCCGGCCAATGGCCAGATCCCGATGACGCGGACGGACCGCCGCTGCTGATCAGTGCAATCCGCGCGTTGTTGGAGCACGACCAGGACCGCAGGCCGGGGGCGGCGTCCCTGGTGATGGACCTGAGGGCCGCCGGCCGGCCCGAACCGGTGGATCTGCGGCTCCCGCCCGCCCCGCCCGGCCGGGGCGCGGGGGTGCCGGAGGTGGCGGGGGCTGCGGGTGGTGTCCCGGGGGCGGCGGGCGCGGGTGGTGTGCCGGGGGCAGACGCTGTGGGGGCCGCCGTTCCGGGGGCGTGGGTCATCGGCCGCGACCGGGCCCCCGGTGGCGGGCCGGCCCCGACCGGCGGTCGGCACGGCCGAGTGACTGACGCCGACGTGCCCCCGCTGTCTGCGCGATCGGATTCTGCGCGGCGACCGCGTTCCGCTCCGCGTCCGGGGTCCGATCAGCGGGCGGGGTCCGATCCGCGATCCGGACGAGTCCGCTCCGACCACTCCTCGACCGCCGCCCACGAGGACGAGCGCCTCGATCTCGGTCGGGTCGGCCGGGCCAGGGCGGTGACCAGGGTCCGCCCCGATGCGGTGCGGCCCCCCGCAGCGGCCCCGATCACGCGACTTCGCCGCATCAGGTCCTTCACCGGGCCGCGCAGCAACCCCTCCTCGCGCTCAGGACGTCGTCCCGTCATCGGTTCCCGGCCGGATCGCCGTTCCCACATGGTGCGGACCGCCGTCCTCGCTGCTGTCGCGGTCCTGGTGGCCGGACTGGCCGGGGCCGGCGGTCTCTGGTGGGCGAACTGGGATCGGACCGACCCGGTGGCTCTTCAGCAGACGTCGGCTGCGGTTGCCACCACGGCGTCCGCGCCGGCTGCCTCGCCGAGCCGTCGGAGCGCGTCCGGCACGACCGGGTCGCCCCGGCCGGCCGTACCGGAACCAGACGCACCGGGAACGGTCGCGTCGAGCCGTTCAACTGTCCCCTCACCCGCCGCGACGGCGGCGCCGACGACGTCACGCGCGTCGACCGCCGGGACGACAGCCCGCCCGCCGGCCCGGCCGGCAGTACCGAAGGCGTCCCTGACGGGAGCTCCGGTCGAAGCACCCGGCTCGACCCCGAGATCTGCAGCACCGCAGACGTCTTCGCCACCCGACGTGAGTTCCCCTGCCGGGTCGGACCCGTCCACGGCGGGCTCGAAGGTCCTCGACCTCACCGCGACCGTGCGGGCGCTCGACGATGCCAGGGCCAGGGCGCTCGTCCAACGGGACGCGACCCTTCTGGACGCCGTCTACACCTCGGACTCGACCGCCAGATCGGCCGACGCGACGACGATCAGGTCGCTGCTCTCGGGGGGCCTGCACCTCTCCGGGGCCGAGCACCTGGTCCGGAACACCAAGGTCATCGGCTCGGCGCCCCTGCGGGTCGAGGTCGCAGACTCGCTCCCGTCCTACTCGCTGCTCGACGCCGGCGGCGCGGTCGTCGGCAGTACCGTGGCCCGCGCGGTGGCAGCGCGCGTCATGGTGCTGGTCAAGACGCCGGCGGGCTATCGCATCAGCGCTGTGCAGTCGGCCTGA
- a CDS encoding DUF4191 domain-containing protein, with translation MAKTSSPSSSLSKEEKKAAKIVARAAKKERRGQIWQAFQTQRKEDKRLLPYMIACLLGSAIVFTGLGLLLATWWAGLVFGLIIGVLIAMIFFARRVQSNVYKQADGTPGAAAWSLQNNQLRGKWRITPAIAGTSHLDAVHRVVGRPGIILIGEGATHRVKPLLAQEKKKIARIVGETPIYDIVVGNEEGQTPLRKLNASLMKLPRNITAAQVTDLDGRLSALSSRVGQAGMPKGPLPAGAKTRNVQRAARRR, from the coding sequence ATGGCCAAGACCTCCTCCCCCAGCAGCAGTCTCTCCAAAGAGGAGAAGAAGGCCGCCAAGATCGTCGCCAGGGCAGCCAAGAAGGAACGCCGCGGGCAGATCTGGCAGGCGTTCCAGACGCAACGCAAGGAAGACAAGCGGCTGCTGCCGTACATGATCGCCTGCCTGCTGGGCTCGGCGATCGTGTTCACCGGTCTGGGCCTGCTGCTGGCCACCTGGTGGGCCGGTCTGGTGTTCGGTCTCATCATCGGCGTGCTGATCGCGATGATCTTCTTCGCCAGGCGTGTGCAGTCCAACGTCTACAAGCAGGCCGACGGGACGCCTGGCGCCGCGGCCTGGTCCCTGCAGAACAACCAGCTCCGCGGCAAGTGGCGGATCACCCCCGCGATCGCCGGTACCTCTCATCTGGATGCCGTGCACCGGGTGGTCGGGCGTCCCGGCATCATCCTGATCGGCGAGGGGGCCACCCACCGCGTCAAGCCGCTGCTCGCGCAGGAGAAGAAGAAGATCGCGCGGATCGTCGGCGAGACCCCGATCTACGACATCGTCGTCGGTAACGAAGAGGGCCAGACACCGCTCCGGAAGCTCAACGCATCGCTGATGAAGTTGCCCCGCAACATCACGGCAGCCCAGGTGACCGACCTGGACGGTCGGCTGTCCGCGCTCAGCTCGCGTGTCGGTCAGGCCGGCATGCCGAAGGGGCCGCTGCCCGCCGGAGCCAAGACCCGCAACGTCCAGCGGGCCGCACGCCGCCGCTGA
- the lipA gene encoding lipoyl synthase — protein MTIAPEGRKLLRLEVRNAAVPIERKPEWIKTKLRTGPEFTALQALVKREGLHTVCQEAGCPNIYECWEDREATFLIGGDQCTRRCDFCLIDTGKPGPLDRDEPRRVAESIATMDLRYATITGVTRDDLPDEGAWLYAETVRKVHEFAPSTGVEILTPDFSGKPELLGQIFDAAPEVFAHNLETVPRIFKRIRPAFTYEKSLDVLSQGRAAGMVTKSNLILGMGETREEISRALADMREAGTDLVTITQYLRPTPRHHPIDRWVKPAEFVELKQEAEELGFVGVMSGPLVRSSYRAGTLYQQAVAARAAK, from the coding sequence GTGACCATTGCCCCTGAAGGGCGCAAGCTGCTCCGTCTCGAAGTGCGCAATGCCGCCGTCCCGATCGAGCGCAAGCCCGAATGGATCAAGACCAAGCTGCGCACCGGTCCGGAGTTCACCGCGCTGCAGGCCCTCGTCAAGCGCGAGGGCCTGCACACGGTGTGCCAGGAGGCCGGTTGCCCCAACATCTACGAATGCTGGGAGGACCGCGAGGCGACGTTCCTGATCGGCGGCGATCAGTGCACGCGGCGTTGCGACTTCTGCCTGATCGACACCGGCAAACCCGGTCCACTCGACCGGGACGAGCCCAGACGGGTCGCGGAATCCATCGCCACCATGGATTTGCGCTATGCCACCATCACCGGGGTGACCAGGGACGATCTTCCCGACGAGGGAGCCTGGCTCTACGCCGAGACGGTCCGCAAGGTGCACGAGTTCGCCCCCAGCACGGGCGTCGAGATCCTGACGCCGGACTTCTCCGGCAAGCCGGAACTGCTCGGTCAGATCTTCGACGCGGCTCCGGAGGTCTTCGCGCACAACCTGGAGACCGTGCCGCGCATCTTCAAGCGCATCCGGCCGGCCTTCACCTACGAGAAGTCGCTCGACGTCCTCTCGCAGGGCAGGGCCGCTGGCATGGTCACCAAGTCGAACCTGATCCTGGGCATGGGCGAGACCCGCGAGGAGATCTCCCGGGCCCTCGCCGACATGCGGGAGGCCGGTACCGACCTGGTGACGATCACCCAGTACCTGCGGCCGACACCGAGGCATCACCCGATCGACCGCTGGGTGAAGCCGGCCGAGTTCGTCGAGCTCAAGCAGGAGGCAGAGGAGCTCGGGTTCGTCGGCGTCATGTCCGGTCCGCTGGTGCGTTCGTCCTACCGGGCCGGGACGCTCTACCAGCAGGCGGTCGCGGCCAGAGCCGCCAAGTAG
- the metH gene encoding methionine synthase, which produces MDQRIVVLDGAWGSMFQTAGLTPQDYQADFLEGHPLDVTGDPDLLNLTRPDVVLDVHRQYLAAGADITTTNTFTATSIGQSDYGLEHLVRRMNLEAAKLARQAADEFGGRFVAGSIGPLNVTLSLSPKVEDPSFRAVSFDAVKAAYSEQIQALADGGVDLLLIETIFDTLNAKAAIAAAREIAPHLPLWISVTIVDLSGRTLSGQTVEAFWSAIEHAHPLVVGVNCSLGAQEMRPHVAELSKLANTYVACHPNAGLPNAFGGYDETPDQTAGFIGEFAGSGMVNIVGGCCGTTPAHIARIAESVVGLPPRKLAKPTHRTRFSGLEPFTIGKNTGFVMIGERTNVTGSKRFRRLIESDNHQGAVDVALEQVRGGANLIDVNMDADLLDSEAAMTMFLNLIATEPEVARLPIMIDSSRWSVIESGLKCVQGKGVVNSISLKEGEEPFLAQARRIRDYGAGVVVMAFDEQGQADTAERKVSICGRAYDILTQKAGFAPEDIIFDPNVLAVATGISEHNGYAKAFLDALPLIKKRCPGVHISGGISNLSFSFRGNDVVREAMHSSFLFHAVQLGLDMGIVNAGQLVVYEDIPPELLELVEDVIFDRREDATDRLVSFAETVTGSATVRTVDLAWRDAPVEERLSYALVHGVVDFIEEDTEEARLTRARPLEVIEGPLMDGMKIVGDLFGAGKMFLPQVVKSARAMKRSVAYLEPFMEAEKELARQEGRAHSERGQGTVVMATVKGDVHDIGKNIVGVVLGCNNYRVIDLGVMVPAAKILDTAIAENADAIGLSGLITPSLDEMVNVAAEMKRRGMDLPLLIGGATTSRQHTAVRIAPAYEGSTIHVIDASRVVGVVSNLLDTDRAKQLDVDNRLEQERLREQHANRHQKRLLSLVDAQENREEVDFGDLPVPAFTGVRVIHPEIKELREMIDWQFLFLAWELRGKYPQILDQPVARELFDDANTLLDEIIADGSFQADGAYGFWPAHSRGDDIILDGPGDGVSFPMLRQQTEKPESRPNRALSDYIAPSGDYLGGFAVAIHGAEKLAAKYEAQDDDYRAIMVKALADRLAEAFAEYIHLQARREWFEPDAEPLLADLHAERFRGIRPALGYPASPDHTLKQELFDLLDADSLGMTLTESFAMSPAASVSGLIFAHPASRYFTVGRIAKDQVVDYAERRGMDLADVERWLRPNLAYELEV; this is translated from the coding sequence ATGGACCAGCGCATCGTGGTGCTGGATGGCGCTTGGGGCAGCATGTTCCAGACGGCTGGTCTCACGCCCCAGGACTACCAGGCCGATTTCCTCGAGGGGCACCCGCTGGATGTCACCGGCGACCCCGACCTGCTCAACCTGACGCGTCCTGACGTCGTGTTGGACGTCCACCGCCAGTACCTGGCCGCCGGTGCCGACATCACCACCACCAATACCTTCACGGCCACCAGCATCGGCCAGTCGGACTACGGCCTCGAGCACCTGGTCCGCCGGATGAACCTGGAGGCGGCGAAGCTGGCGCGGCAGGCCGCCGACGAGTTCGGCGGACGGTTCGTCGCCGGATCCATCGGCCCGCTGAACGTGACGCTGTCGCTGTCCCCGAAGGTGGAGGACCCGTCGTTCCGGGCGGTCTCCTTCGACGCGGTCAAGGCGGCCTACTCCGAGCAGATCCAGGCGCTCGCCGACGGTGGCGTCGACCTGCTGCTGATCGAGACCATCTTCGACACCCTGAACGCGAAGGCCGCGATCGCCGCCGCCCGCGAGATTGCACCGCACCTGCCACTATGGATCTCGGTCACCATCGTCGACCTGTCCGGACGCACGCTGTCCGGCCAGACCGTCGAGGCCTTCTGGAGCGCGATCGAGCACGCCCATCCGCTCGTCGTCGGCGTCAACTGCTCCCTCGGAGCGCAGGAGATGCGGCCCCACGTCGCCGAGTTGTCCAAGCTGGCCAACACCTACGTGGCCTGTCATCCGAACGCCGGACTGCCCAACGCCTTCGGGGGCTATGACGAGACCCCTGACCAGACTGCGGGTTTTATCGGAGAGTTCGCCGGATCCGGCATGGTCAACATCGTCGGCGGCTGCTGCGGTACCACCCCGGCGCACATCGCCAGGATCGCCGAATCGGTCGTCGGCCTGCCGCCGCGCAAACTGGCGAAACCGACCCACCGGACCAGGTTCAGCGGCCTGGAGCCGTTCACCATCGGCAAGAACACCGGTTTCGTGATGATCGGCGAGCGCACCAACGTCACCGGTTCCAAGCGGTTCCGTCGACTGATCGAATCCGACAACCACCAGGGTGCAGTGGATGTCGCGCTGGAACAGGTCCGCGGCGGTGCCAACCTGATCGACGTCAACATGGACGCCGACCTGCTGGACAGCGAAGCCGCGATGACGATGTTCCTCAACTTGATCGCCACCGAGCCCGAGGTGGCGCGACTGCCGATCATGATCGACAGCTCCCGGTGGTCGGTCATCGAGTCGGGTCTGAAGTGTGTGCAGGGCAAGGGTGTCGTCAACTCGATCAGCCTCAAGGAGGGCGAGGAGCCGTTCCTCGCGCAGGCCCGCCGCATCCGGGACTACGGCGCAGGCGTCGTGGTGATGGCCTTCGACGAGCAGGGTCAGGCCGACACCGCCGAGCGCAAGGTGTCCATCTGTGGTCGCGCCTACGACATCCTGACCCAGAAGGCGGGTTTCGCGCCGGAGGACATCATCTTCGACCCGAACGTATTGGCAGTAGCGACCGGTATCAGTGAGCACAACGGTTACGCCAAGGCGTTTCTCGACGCGCTGCCGCTGATCAAGAAGCGCTGCCCCGGTGTGCACATCAGCGGCGGCATCTCCAATCTCTCGTTCTCGTTCCGCGGGAACGACGTGGTCCGTGAGGCCATGCACAGCTCGTTCCTGTTCCATGCGGTGCAGCTCGGTCTGGACATGGGCATCGTCAACGCCGGGCAACTCGTCGTGTACGAGGACATTCCGCCGGAGCTGCTGGAACTGGTCGAGGACGTGATCTTCGACCGTCGCGAGGACGCGACCGACCGCCTGGTGAGCTTCGCCGAGACCGTCACCGGTTCGGCCACCGTCCGGACGGTGGACCTGGCCTGGCGTGACGCGCCCGTCGAGGAACGCCTGTCCTATGCGTTGGTGCACGGAGTCGTCGACTTCATCGAGGAGGACACCGAGGAAGCCCGTCTGACCAGGGCCCGCCCGCTCGAGGTCATCGAGGGCCCGCTGATGGACGGCATGAAGATCGTCGGTGACCTGTTCGGTGCCGGCAAGATGTTCCTGCCGCAGGTGGTCAAGAGCGCCCGCGCGATGAAGCGGTCGGTCGCCTACCTCGAGCCGTTCATGGAGGCCGAGAAGGAGCTGGCGCGTCAGGAGGGCAGGGCCCATTCCGAACGCGGGCAGGGCACCGTCGTGATGGCCACCGTCAAGGGCGACGTCCACGACATCGGCAAGAACATCGTCGGCGTGGTGCTGGGCTGCAACAACTATCGCGTCATCGACCTGGGGGTGATGGTTCCGGCGGCGAAGATTCTCGACACCGCGATCGCCGAGAATGCCGACGCCATCGGGCTTTCCGGACTGATCACCCCGTCGTTGGACGAGATGGTCAACGTGGCGGCCGAGATGAAGCGCCGGGGGATGGACCTGCCGCTGCTGATCGGCGGTGCGACCACTTCACGTCAGCACACCGCGGTGCGCATCGCCCCGGCCTACGAGGGTTCCACGATCCACGTCATCGACGCCTCCCGCGTCGTGGGTGTGGTCTCCAATCTGCTCGATACCGACCGGGCCAAGCAGCTCGACGTCGACAACCGTCTCGAGCAGGAGCGGTTGCGCGAGCAGCACGCGAACCGCCATCAGAAGCGGCTGCTGTCGCTGGTCGATGCGCAGGAGAATCGCGAGGAGGTCGACTTCGGCGATCTGCCGGTACCGGCCTTCACCGGCGTCAGGGTCATCCACCCCGAGATCAAGGAACTGCGGGAGATGATCGACTGGCAGTTCCTGTTCCTGGCCTGGGAGCTGCGCGGCAAGTATCCGCAGATCCTGGACCAGCCGGTGGCCCGCGAATTGTTCGACGACGCGAACACTTTGCTGGACGAGATCATCGCCGACGGCTCGTTCCAGGCGGACGGCGCATACGGCTTCTGGCCGGCCCATTCGCGTGGTGACGACATCATCCTTGACGGCCCCGGCGACGGGGTCAGCTTCCCGATGCTCCGGCAGCAGACAGAAAAGCCGGAAAGTCGTCCCAACAGGGCCTTGTCGGACTACATCGCTCCCTCCGGGGACTACCTCGGCGGGTTCGCGGTGGCCATCCACGGCGCGGAGAAGCTGGCGGCGAAGTACGAGGCGCAGGATGACGACTACCGCGCCATCATGGTGAAGGCGCTGGCCGACCGGCTGGCCGAGGCCTTCGCCGAATACATCCACCTCCAGGCACGCCGGGAGTGGTTCGAACCGGACGCCGAACCCCTGCTGGCGGATCTGCATGCCGAACGGTTCCGCGGGATCCGGCCGGCGTTGGGCTACCCGGCCAGCCCGGACCACACGCTCAAGCAGGAGCTGTTCGACCTGCTCGACGCCGACTCCCTGGGCATGACGCTGACCGAATCGTTCGCGATGTCGCCCGCGGCCAGCGTCAGCGGATTGATCTTCGCCCACCCCGCCTCGCGGTACTTCACCGTCGGCCGGATCGCCAAGGACCAGGTGGTCGACTACGCCGAACGTCGTGGGATGGATCTGGCCGACGTGGAGCGCTGGCTCCGGCCGAACCTCGCCTACGAGCTGGAGGTCTGA
- a CDS encoding cysteine hydrolase family protein, with protein sequence MQRIFGAPESAWAAPGFDAIVGPVNRLVAAAGERVSFTRFIAPTTPAGAWIPYYELWPFALQSPDAPIYQLADGLHHDGRPTLDATTFGKWTPALADAVGAGGRLVLAGVSTDCCVMSTAVAAADAGVFVQVVADACAGLDATTHQQALNTLALYGPIIEIVTTDDVLAGWA encoded by the coding sequence ATGCAGCGGATCTTCGGCGCGCCGGAGAGCGCGTGGGCCGCACCGGGCTTCGACGCGATCGTGGGGCCGGTCAACCGGCTGGTGGCGGCCGCCGGGGAGCGGGTGAGCTTCACCCGGTTCATCGCCCCCACGACCCCGGCCGGCGCCTGGATCCCGTACTACGAGCTGTGGCCGTTCGCGTTGCAGTCACCCGACGCGCCGATCTACCAGCTGGCCGATGGCCTCCACCACGACGGCCGGCCGACCCTGGACGCCACCACCTTCGGCAAGTGGACGCCGGCCCTGGCCGACGCCGTCGGTGCGGGCGGGCGACTGGTCCTGGCCGGTGTCTCCACCGACTGCTGCGTGATGTCGACCGCGGTCGCCGCAGCCGACGCCGGAGTGTTCGTCCAGGTGGTCGCCGACGCCTGCGCCGGCCTCGACGCCACCACCCACCAGCAGGCGCTGAACACCCTGGCGCTCTACGGGCCCATCATCGAGATCGTCACCACCGATGACGTCCTCGCAGGCTGGGCGTGA
- the glnA gene encoding type I glutamate--ammonia ligase, producing MFSTPEELVAYIKDNDVEVFDIRFCDLPGLMNHLTVPAATVSAESLAAGMAFDGSSIKGFQSIHESDMTLLPDVTTARVDPFRRRKTMTCNFFVHDPLTLQPYSRDPRNVARKAEEYLASTGIADTCYFGAEAEFYVFDNVRFETKMNGSFYEVDANEGWWNTGREEVGGNLGYKTRVKGGYFPVPPYDQQADLREDMTANLISMGFDIERGHHEVGGGQAEINYKFNTLLASADEVMLFKYIVKNTAWAAGKSATFMPKPLFGDNGSGMHAHQSLWAGGKPLFYDEAGYGGLSDMARYYIGGLLHHAPSLLAFTNPTVNSYHRLVPGYEAPVNLVYSARNRSACIRIPLTGTNAKAKRLEFRCPDPSANPYLAFAAMMMAGLDGIKNKIEPPAPVDKDLYELPPDEAANIPQVPSSLEAVINRLEEDHDYLLEGGVFTPDLIDMWIKLKREEIDAIRLRPHPHEFAMYYDI from the coding sequence GTGTTCTCCACCCCCGAAGAACTGGTCGCCTACATCAAGGACAATGATGTCGAAGTCTTCGACATCCGGTTCTGCGATCTGCCCGGCCTGATGAACCACCTGACCGTTCCTGCGGCGACCGTGTCCGCCGAGTCGCTGGCGGCCGGCATGGCCTTCGACGGTTCGTCGATCAAAGGTTTCCAGTCGATCCACGAGTCGGACATGACGCTGCTCCCGGACGTCACCACCGCACGGGTGGACCCCTTCCGCCGTCGCAAGACCATGACCTGCAACTTCTTCGTCCACGACCCGCTCACGCTGCAGCCCTACTCGCGCGACCCGCGCAACGTGGCCCGCAAGGCCGAGGAGTACCTGGCCAGCACCGGCATCGCCGACACCTGCTACTTCGGTGCCGAGGCCGAGTTCTACGTCTTCGACAACGTGCGCTTCGAGACCAAGATGAACGGCTCCTTCTACGAGGTCGACGCCAACGAGGGCTGGTGGAACACCGGTCGCGAGGAAGTGGGCGGCAACCTCGGCTACAAGACCCGCGTCAAGGGCGGTTACTTCCCGGTCCCGCCGTACGACCAGCAGGCTGATCTTCGCGAGGACATGACCGCGAACCTGATCAGCATGGGCTTCGACATCGAGCGGGGGCACCACGAGGTCGGTGGCGGCCAGGCCGAGATCAACTACAAGTTCAACACCCTGCTGGCCTCGGCCGACGAGGTGATGCTGTTCAAGTACATCGTCAAGAACACCGCATGGGCGGCAGGCAAGTCGGCGACGTTCATGCCCAAGCCGCTCTTCGGAGACAACGGTTCCGGCATGCACGCCCACCAGTCGCTGTGGGCCGGCGGGAAGCCGCTCTTCTACGACGAGGCCGGCTACGGCGGGCTCTCGGACATGGCCCGCTACTACATCGGTGGCCTGCTGCACCACGCACCGTCCCTGCTGGCCTTCACCAACCCGACGGTGAACTCCTACCACCGACTGGTGCCGGGCTACGAGGCCCCTGTCAACCTGGTCTACTCGGCCCGCAACCGCTCCGCCTGCATCCGGATCCCGTTGACCGGCACGAACGCCAAGGCCAAGCGTCTGGAGTTCCGTTGTCCCGATCCATCGGCCAACCCGTACCTGGCGTTCGCCGCCATGATGATGGCCGGTCTCGACGGCATCAAGAACAAGATCGAGCCGCCGGCGCCTGTCGACAAGGACCTCTACGAGCTGCCGCCGGACGAGGCGGCGAACATCCCGCAGGTGCCGTCCTCGCTCGAAGCCGTCATCAACCGGCTCGAGGAAGACCATGACTACCTGCTCGAGGGTGGTGTCTTCACCCCCGACCTGATCGACATGTGGATCAAGCTCAAGCGTGAGGAGATCGACGCCATCCGTCTGCGCCCGCACCCGCACGAGTTCGCGATGTACTACGACATCTGA